In one window of Ruminococcus hominis DNA:
- a CDS encoding CPBP family intramembrane glutamic endopeptidase — protein sequence MKFMQTEKKQLLIYVIIAYGITYVMGLLMWYGYGKGLDLSAFPRAQMLYPAAGVMMAYLITKKGDKNLPTAFYIFFVALTAVLVICTATSVLAPKNRDLMSMPYSQWAPIMEYVMIGGSVIFWILLLQSGKEKRRSYGLNSEHWNISIRMILLFIGLYLLRFVIAYALSGQLSEFGKIMANPTTWIIFFTVLVNFFPSVVAFFGEEYGWRYYLQPLLQKKFGLKGGVILLGCVWAVWHLPIDFFYYTTPDMGLAALASQFVTCISLGIFMAYTYMKTQNIWVPIIIHFLNNNMVVVFSGTYSADVLQNQQIHWGDIPVALVMNLLIFGWVIFLKSFKEKKA from the coding sequence ATGAAATTTATGCAAACAGAGAAAAAACAGCTATTGATCTATGTGATTATAGCATACGGAATCACATATGTAATGGGACTTCTGATGTGGTATGGCTATGGAAAAGGTCTTGATCTCAGCGCTTTTCCAAGGGCGCAGATGCTGTATCCAGCAGCAGGTGTAATGATGGCTTATTTAATTACCAAAAAAGGAGATAAAAATCTTCCAACGGCTTTTTACATATTCTTTGTAGCACTCACGGCGGTGCTGGTTATTTGCACGGCGACTTCTGTTCTGGCTCCAAAAAATAGAGATCTGATGAGCATGCCGTATTCTCAGTGGGCACCAATCATGGAGTACGTTATGATAGGTGGCAGCGTTATTTTCTGGATTCTTCTTCTGCAATCCGGTAAAGAAAAGCGCAGATCCTATGGACTGAACAGCGAACATTGGAATATATCTATTCGTATGATCCTGTTGTTTATTGGATTATATCTTCTCAGATTTGTGATTGCCTATGCTCTGAGCGGCCAGCTTTCTGAATTTGGCAAAATAATGGCAAATCCTACTACCTGGATCATATTTTTTACTGTTTTGGTAAACTTTTTCCCGTCAGTAGTGGCATTCTTTGGAGAAGAATACGGATGGAGATATTATCTTCAGCCTCTTCTTCAGAAAAAATTTGGACTAAAAGGCGGCGTAATCCTTTTGGGCTGTGTGTGGGCTGTATGGCATCTGCCAATAGACTTCTTCTATTACACTACGCCGGATATGGGGCTGGCGGCTCTGGCAAGCCAGTTTGTTACCTGTATTTCACTGGGGATTTTTATGGCATATACTTATATGAAAACCCAGAATATCTGGGTTCCGATAATTATTCATTTTCTGAATAATAATATGGTGGTAGTTTTTTCAGGAACGTACTCTGCGGATGTACTTCAGAATCAGCAAATCCACTGGGGAGATATTCCTGTGGCACTGGTAATGAATCTGCTGATCTTTGGATGGGTGATCTTTCTGAAGTCATTTAAGGAGAAAAAAGCATAA
- a CDS encoding (2Fe-2S)-binding protein: MEIKFRLNGKPVQTEVSEDSVLLNVLRQLGCVSVKCGCETTNCGLCTVWVDGKSRLSCSILAAGIDGHEVTTLEGVHKEAEEFGRFLAAEGAEQCGFCSPGFVMNVLAMFRELEDPSVDEIKQYLAGNLCRCTGYMGQLRAIQKYMQSKKEEQA; encoded by the coding sequence ATGGAAATTAAATTTCGACTAAATGGCAAACCTGTTCAGACAGAGGTATCAGAGGACAGTGTTTTGTTAAATGTATTAAGACAGCTTGGATGTGTCAGCGTAAAATGTGGCTGTGAGACAACAAACTGTGGATTGTGTACTGTATGGGTAGATGGAAAATCTCGTCTGTCATGTTCAATCCTGGCAGCGGGAATTGACGGACATGAGGTGACAACACTGGAAGGTGTTCATAAGGAAGCAGAAGAGTTTGGGCGTTTTCTTGCAGCAGAAGGAGCAGAGCAGTGTGGTTTCTGTTCTCCGGGATTTGTTATGAATGTTCTTGCAATGTTCAGGGAGTTAGAAGATCCGTCTGTTGATGAGATTAAACAGTATCTTGCGGGAAATCTGTGCAGATGTACCGGTTATATGGGACAGCTTCGTGCTATTCAGAAATATATGCAGAGTAAGAAGGAGGAGCAGGCATAA
- a CDS encoding xanthine dehydrogenase family protein molybdopterin-binding subunit, with product MKYVNQAVPKVDAKALVTGKGVYVNDLAPSDCLIVKVVRSPYAHALIKSIDKSKAMLVPGIEAVFTYEDCPDKRFTLAGQTYPEPSPYDRLILDQRVRFVGDPVAIVAGKTEEAVLKAMKLVKVQYDVLEPVLDFRTAKDNEILVHPEDNWRSLAPVGADNKRNLCAHDECSDGDVDAVLASCKYVVDQTYHTKANQQAMMETFRTYCYMDAYGRLNVVGSTQVPFHVRRILANALDIPKSKVRIIKPRIGGGFGAKQTAVGEMYPAFVTWMTGKPSKMIFTREESLIASSPRHEMEIHVRVGADEDGIIKAIDMYTLSNTGAYGEHGPTTVGLSGHKSIPLYGKAEAFRFTYDVVYTNYMSAGAYRGYGATQGIFALESAVDELAKQLDMDAVKLREMNLVREGQVMPAYYGETANSCALDRCLARAKEMIGWDEKGMRKDMGNGKVRGLGVAMSMQGSGISSCDTASVTIKVNDDGFYTLMIGATDMGTGCDTILSQMAADCLDCSMDEIVVHGVDTDISPYDCGSYASSTTYVTGMAVMKTCETLRKKISEKGAKYLGCPVEDVEFDGEKVLNLKTGESISRKDIGNKVMCFNDDALSASEAFTSPVSPPPFMVGMAEVEIDKETGAIELIDYAAVVDCGTVVNPNLARVQTEGGIAQGIGMAMYEDIVYSAKGKNYSNSFMQYKIPSRLDVGTIRVEFESSYEPTGPFGAKSIGEIVINTPSPAIANAVDHAVGVRIRELPITAEKIFWGIQEQEKQK from the coding sequence ATGAAATATGTAAATCAGGCAGTGCCAAAGGTGGATGCTAAGGCATTGGTAACTGGAAAAGGCGTTTATGTAAATGACCTGGCTCCATCAGATTGTTTGATCGTAAAGGTTGTTCGAAGCCCTTATGCACATGCATTAATTAAGAGTATAGATAAATCAAAAGCAATGTTAGTGCCGGGAATTGAAGCAGTGTTTACTTATGAAGATTGCCCGGATAAACGTTTTACATTGGCAGGACAGACTTATCCGGAGCCAAGTCCGTATGACAGACTGATTCTGGATCAGAGAGTTCGTTTTGTCGGAGACCCGGTAGCAATTGTTGCGGGTAAGACAGAAGAGGCAGTTTTGAAAGCAATGAAGCTTGTGAAAGTACAGTATGATGTGTTGGAGCCGGTATTGGATTTCAGAACAGCAAAGGATAATGAGATTTTAGTACATCCGGAAGATAATTGGAGAAGTCTGGCACCGGTTGGAGCAGATAATAAGAGAAATCTTTGCGCACATGATGAGTGCTCTGACGGAGATGTGGATGCAGTTCTTGCTTCTTGTAAATATGTTGTCGACCAGACTTATCACACAAAAGCAAATCAGCAGGCTATGATGGAAACATTCCGTACATATTGCTATATGGACGCATATGGACGTTTGAACGTAGTAGGATCTACGCAGGTACCTTTCCATGTACGTCGTATTTTGGCGAACGCATTAGATATCCCAAAATCTAAGGTACGTATTATCAAACCTCGAATCGGAGGCGGATTTGGAGCAAAACAGACAGCGGTAGGAGAGATGTATCCGGCATTTGTAACATGGATGACTGGAAAACCGTCAAAGATGATTTTTACAAGAGAAGAATCTTTGATTGCATCTTCACCTCGACATGAGATGGAGATCCATGTAAGAGTCGGAGCTGATGAAGACGGAATAATCAAAGCGATTGATATGTACACATTGTCAAATACGGGAGCTTATGGTGAGCATGGTCCGACAACAGTTGGACTGTCCGGACATAAGTCGATTCCTTTATATGGAAAAGCAGAGGCTTTCCGTTTTACATATGATGTTGTATACACAAACTATATGTCTGCGGGAGCATATCGAGGATATGGTGCAACTCAGGGTATATTTGCATTGGAATCAGCTGTGGATGAATTGGCAAAACAGTTGGATATGGATGCAGTGAAATTGCGTGAGATGAACCTTGTCAGAGAAGGACAGGTTATGCCGGCATATTATGGAGAGACAGCAAACAGTTGTGCTCTTGACCGTTGTCTGGCTCGTGCAAAAGAGATGATCGGCTGGGATGAAAAAGGTATGCGTAAAGATATGGGCAATGGTAAAGTCAGAGGACTTGGTGTTGCAATGTCGATGCAGGGGTCCGGTATTTCCAGCTGTGATACTGCTTCAGTTACAATTAAAGTGAATGACGACGGATTCTATACATTGATGATTGGTGCTACAGATATGGGAACAGGATGTGATACAATTCTTTCACAGATGGCAGCAGATTGTCTGGACTGTAGTATGGATGAGATTGTTGTACATGGAGTTGACACAGATATTTCACCATATGATTGTGGTTCTTACGCATCTAGTACAACTTATGTGACAGGTATGGCAGTGATGAAAACTTGTGAGACTTTACGCAAGAAAATCAGTGAGAAGGGTGCAAAATATCTCGGCTGTCCGGTAGAAGATGTAGAATTTGACGGCGAAAAAGTCTTGAATCTGAAAACAGGAGAATCTATTTCTAGAAAAGATATTGGAAATAAAGTAATGTGCTTTAATGATGATGCACTTAGCGCAAGCGAAGCATTTACATCACCGGTATCACCACCGCCGTTTATGGTTGGAATGGCAGAAGTAGAGATTGATAAAGAAACAGGAGCAATCGAATTGATTGATTATGCAGCAGTTGTAGACTGTGGAACTGTTGTCAATCCAAATCTTGCCAGAGTCCAGACAGAAGGTGGAATCGCACAGGGAATCGGTATGGCAATGTATGAAGACATTGTATATAGTGCGAAAGGAAAGAACTATAGCAATTCCTTTATGCAATATAAGATTCCATCACGATTGGATGTTGGAACGATTCGAGTAGAATTTGAGAGCAGTTATGAACCAACAGGTCCATTTGGTGCCAAATCTATCGGTGAGATTGTAATCAATACACCATCTCCAGCAATTGCAAATGCGGTAGATCATGCGGTAGGCGTTCGAATCCGTGAATTGCCAATTACGGCAGAAAAGATTTTCTGGGGAATCCAAGAGCAGGAAAAACAGAAATAA
- the pflB gene encoding formate C-acetyltransferase: MSQAQFEQWTGFKGKLWKDGVDVRDFVQNNYKPYDGDESFLVGPTEATDKLWGRLQELQAEERAKGGVLDMETEVVSGLTAYGAAYIDDSMKELEKIVGLQTDKPLKRAFMPYGGIKMAEQACTTHGYEPSAKLHEIFTKYHKTHNQGVFDIYTPEMKKARHNKIITGLPDTYGRGRIVGDYRRVALYGIDYLIKEKQSDFVRGERHGMKGTDFRLREEITDQINALKEMKEMAAAYGYDISAPAKDAREAAQWLYFGYLAAIKTQNGAAMSVGRISTFLDIYIERDLENGTLTEEEAQELIDHMVMKFRMVKFARIPSYTELFSGDPVWATLEVGGLGQDGRSMVTKNDYRFLHTLENMGPSPEPNLTVLYSSRLPENFKKYASFISVTTSSIQYENDDVMRPVWGDDYSICCCVSATQTGKEIQFFGARANLAKCLLYAINGGVDVKTRQQVGPAYRPITSEYLDIDEVMERYDAMMEWLSKLYVDTLNMIHYMHDKYYYEAAEMALIDTDVRRTFATGIAGFSHVVDSLSAIKYAKVKTIRDEDGIVVDFETEGDFPRYGNDDDRADEIAVWLLKTFMHKLKKCHTYRNSEPTTSILTITSNVVYGKATGSLPDGRKAGEPLSPGANPSYGAEQNGLLASLNSVAKLPYEDALDGISNTQTISPSALGHTDEERTNNLVNVLDGYFDQGAHHLNVNVFGTEKLIDAMEHPEKPEYANFTIRVSGYAVKFIDLTREQQMDVISRTCHKSM, translated from the coding sequence ATGTCACAGGCACAGTTTGAACAGTGGACAGGATTCAAAGGTAAACTTTGGAAAGACGGAGTAGATGTTCGTGATTTCGTTCAGAACAACTACAAACCATATGATGGAGATGAATCTTTCTTAGTTGGACCTACAGAAGCAACAGATAAGTTGTGGGGAAGATTACAGGAACTTCAGGCAGAAGAGCGTGCAAAAGGTGGAGTCCTTGATATGGAAACAGAAGTTGTTTCAGGACTTACTGCTTATGGTGCAGCTTATATCGATGACAGCATGAAAGAGCTGGAGAAAATTGTTGGTCTTCAGACAGACAAACCTCTGAAGAGAGCATTTATGCCTTATGGTGGAATTAAGATGGCAGAGCAGGCTTGTACAACACATGGTTATGAGCCAAGTGCAAAACTGCATGAGATCTTTACAAAATATCACAAAACTCACAATCAGGGAGTATTTGATATCTACACACCAGAGATGAAAAAAGCTCGTCACAACAAAATCATTACAGGACTTCCAGATACATACGGACGTGGACGTATCGTTGGTGACTACCGTCGTGTAGCTTTATATGGTATTGATTACCTTATTAAGGAAAAACAGTCTGATTTCGTGAGAGGCGAGAGACACGGAATGAAAGGAACAGATTTCCGTCTTCGTGAAGAGATCACAGATCAGATCAACGCTCTGAAAGAAATGAAAGAGATGGCTGCAGCATACGGATATGACATTTCTGCACCAGCTAAAGATGCAAGAGAAGCTGCTCAGTGGCTGTACTTCGGATATCTTGCAGCAATCAAGACACAGAACGGTGCTGCAATGAGTGTTGGACGTATTTCTACATTCCTTGATATTTATATTGAAAGAGATCTTGAGAACGGAACTCTGACAGAAGAAGAAGCTCAGGAATTGATCGACCACATGGTTATGAAATTCAGAATGGTTAAGTTTGCTCGTATTCCATCTTACACAGAACTCTTCTCAGGAGACCCAGTATGGGCTACACTTGAGGTTGGTGGACTTGGACAGGACGGACGTTCTATGGTAACAAAGAACGACTACCGTTTCTTACATACATTAGAGAACATGGGACCTTCACCAGAGCCTAACCTGACAGTACTTTATTCTTCAAGACTGCCAGAGAACTTCAAGAAATATGCATCATTTATTTCTGTAACAACAAGTTCTATCCAGTATGAGAACGATGATGTTATGCGTCCGGTATGGGGCGATGACTACAGCATTTGCTGCTGTGTATCTGCTACTCAGACAGGTAAAGAGATTCAGTTCTTTGGAGCACGTGCAAACCTTGCTAAGTGTCTGTTATACGCTATCAATGGTGGTGTTGATGTGAAGACAAGACAGCAGGTTGGACCAGCTTACAGACCAATTACTTCAGAATATCTTGATATTGATGAGGTAATGGAAAGATATGACGCTATGATGGAATGGCTGTCAAAACTGTATGTAGATACATTGAACATGATTCACTACATGCATGATAAATATTACTATGAAGCAGCAGAGATGGCTCTTATCGACACAGATGTAAGACGTACATTTGCAACAGGTATCGCTGGATTCTCTCACGTAGTAGACTCTTTGAGCGCTATCAAATATGCAAAAGTTAAAACAATTCGTGATGAAGACGGAATCGTAGTTGACTTCGAGACAGAGGGAGACTTCCCAAGATATGGTAACGATGATGATCGTGCTGATGAAATCGCAGTATGGCTTCTTAAGACATTTATGCACAAACTGAAAAAATGCCATACATACAGAAATTCAGAGCCTACAACATCTATCCTTACAATTACATCAAACGTTGTATATGGTAAGGCTACAGGATCTCTTCCAGACGGAAGAAAAGCAGGCGAGCCACTTTCACCAGGTGCTAACCCATCTTACGGTGCAGAGCAGAATGGTCTCTTGGCTTCACTGAACTCTGTTGCAAAACTTCCATACGAAGATGCATTAGATGGTATTTCAAATACTCAGACAATCAGCCCAAGTGCACTTGGACATACAGATGAAGAGCGTACAAATAACCTTGTAAACGTTCTTGATGGATACTTCGATCAGGGAGCACACCACTTGAACGTAAACGTATTCGGTACAGAGAAACTGATCGATGCTATGGAGCATCCAGAGAAACCAGAATATGCTAACTTTACAATTCGTGTATCTGGATACGCTGTTAAATTCATCGACTTGACTCGTGAGCAGCAGATGGACGTTATTTCCAGAACTTGCCACAAATCAATGTAA
- a CDS encoding FAD binding domain-containing protein: MLTIQNYVKAKTLDEAYELNQARNSRVMGGMMWMRLGNARVKTVIDLSELELNKIEETDHVFKIGAMCTLRQLETHQGLNEYSKGNIAKALSPIVGVQFRNQATVGGSIFGRYGFSDVLTVLLAMDTFVELYNGGTVRLSEFVNRKMDKDLLISVIVRKSNRKIHYESIRQTKTDFPVLTCGIVTGVFKGEKLWWISVGARPGKAALLELDWDIRDDATEEEIDAYAKKAADMFTYGSNMRGSAEYRRHLAEVLIRRSIRAILAEEQ, from the coding sequence TTGCTTACGATACAAAATTATGTAAAAGCAAAAACTCTGGATGAGGCTTACGAGTTGAATCAGGCACGTAACAGTCGTGTTATGGGCGGTATGATGTGGATGCGCCTTGGAAATGCGAGAGTAAAAACAGTAATTGATTTGTCTGAACTGGAGTTGAATAAAATTGAAGAGACGGATCATGTATTTAAGATTGGAGCAATGTGTACATTGCGTCAGTTAGAAACTCATCAGGGATTAAATGAATATTCAAAGGGAAATATAGCAAAAGCATTGAGCCCAATTGTAGGGGTTCAGTTCCGTAATCAGGCAACAGTAGGCGGTAGTATTTTTGGACGATATGGATTTTCAGACGTATTAACTGTCTTGCTGGCAATGGATACTTTTGTGGAATTATATAATGGGGGAACTGTTCGTTTGTCGGAGTTTGTGAATCGTAAGATGGACAAGGATCTTTTGATATCTGTAATTGTTCGTAAGAGTAACAGAAAGATCCATTATGAATCAATCCGCCAGACAAAAACAGATTTCCCGGTATTGACATGCGGTATTGTAACAGGTGTGTTTAAGGGAGAAAAACTGTGGTGGATATCTGTAGGGGCAAGACCTGGAAAAGCAGCACTTTTGGAGCTGGACTGGGATATTAGAGACGATGCTACAGAAGAAGAGATTGATGCATATGCAAAAAAAGCAGCAGATATGTTTACATATGGATCGAATATGAGAGGCAGTGCCGAATACCGAAGACATTTGGCAGAGGTATTGATTCGACGCTCGATTCGGGCAATTTTAGCGGAGGAACAATAA
- a CDS encoding GNAT family N-acetyltransferase, translating to MNIRKSTMDDLDILLHLYENARTFMSSHSNPVQWGTTYPEKELIISDIKSGHSYVCEDHTKIIATFFYHKADDPDYNEIYEGDWLNSMPYGVVHRITSDGTIHGTASFCLEWALKQCGNLKIDTHRDNSVMQHLLKKNGFSYCGLVHLQDGTERLAYQKTL from the coding sequence ATGAACATTCGCAAATCGACCATGGATGATTTAGACATTCTGTTACACCTTTATGAAAATGCACGTACATTCATGAGCAGTCACAGCAATCCAGTGCAATGGGGCACGACTTATCCAGAAAAAGAACTCATTATTTCAGATATTAAATCCGGTCACAGCTATGTCTGTGAAGATCACACCAAAATCATCGCTACATTTTTTTACCACAAAGCAGATGATCCTGACTATAACGAGATTTATGAAGGTGACTGGTTGAATTCGATGCCTTATGGCGTGGTCCACCGTATTACTTCAGATGGAACCATCCATGGAACTGCTTCTTTTTGTCTTGAATGGGCATTAAAGCAATGCGGTAATCTCAAAATTGATACACACCGTGATAATTCTGTCATGCAACATTTACTTAAGAAAAATGGTTTCTCTTATTGTGGTCTGGTTCATCTGCAAGATGGCACAGAACGTCTGGCTTACCAAAAGACTCTCTAA